A stretch of Canis aureus isolate CA01 chromosome 28, VMU_Caureus_v.1.0, whole genome shotgun sequence DNA encodes these proteins:
- the PLEKHF2 gene encoding pleckstrin homology domain-containing family F member 2 translates to MVDRLANSEANTRRINIVENCFGAAGQPLTIPGRVLIGEGVLTKLCRKKPKARQFFLFNDILVYGNIVIQKKKYNKQHIIPLENVTIDSIKDEGDLRNGWLIKTPTKSFAVYAATATEKSEWMNHINKCVTDLLSKSGKTPSNEHAAVWVPDSEATVCMRCQKAKFTPVNRRHHCRKCGFVVCGPCSEKRFLLPSQSSKPVRICDFCYDLLSTGDMATCQPARSDSYSQSLKSPLNDVSDDDDDDDSSD, encoded by the coding sequence ATGGTGGATCGCTTGGCAAACAGTGAAGCAAATACTAGACGTATAAATATAGTAGAAAACTGTTTTGGAGCAGCTGGTCAACCCTTAACTATACCTGGAAGGGTTCTTATTGGAGAAGGAGTATTGACTAAGTTGTGCAGAAAGAAGCCCAAAGCAAGgcagtttttcttatttaatgatATTCTTGTATATGGCAATATTGTCatccagaagaaaaaatacaacaaacaacATATTATTCCCCTGGAAAATGTCACTATTGATTCCATCAAAGACGAGGGGGACTTGAGGAACGGATGGCTTATCAAGACACCAACTAAATCATTTGCAGTTTATGCTGCCACTGCCACTGAGAAATCCGAGTGGATGAAtcacataaataaatgtgttacTGATTTGCTCTCCAAAAGTGGGAAGACACCCAGTAATGAACATGCTGCTGTCTGGGTTCCTGACTCTGAAGCAACCGTATGTATGCGTTGTCAGAAAGCAAAATTCACACCCGTTAATCGTCGTCACCATTGCCGCAAATGTGGTTTTGTCGTCTGCGGGCCCTGCTCTGAGAAGAGGTTTCTTCTTCCAAGCCAGTCCTCTAAGCCCGTGCGGATTTGTGACTTCTGCTATGACCTGCTTTCTACGGGGGACATGGCCACGTGCCAGCCCGCCAGATCGGACTCGTACAGTCAGTCACTGAAGTCTCCTTTAAACGACGtatctgatgatgatgatgatgatgatagcagtGACTAA